A region of Subdoligranulum variabile DNA encodes the following proteins:
- a CDS encoding LPXTG cell wall anchor domain-containing protein: MKKAKSLCALGVIFFLWFLLPAAVRAEPADAEAGSVRVLPDTETWYTDTLASFPAPDSSWDSTLTGPPAGYTEDAGSRTVTLGTADALAWWAGQVNSGASFAGYTVNLTADVDLSAHSWTPVCGTGGALEGTVFLGGGHTIAGLTVREGQDRAAFIGYNDGNLTLEDLTFADAWIAADESSGDCGAAAVVVGTQSGGSLTLRRVTVCRGQVLAPQQVSALAGSLTEGAALTADRCEITDSFLSARTLAAPIVGCGTEAQVTVKGIRLSGNTITAGEAGCCTFDDAAGAQYRCDPRTPDGSSALNACTTALFTDGRTDTGSGHPLDLTAETEDYRYPTLAAAVQAVVNSHSQAGTVTLLRDAAGSGIGLFNKNEASHVALTIDFGGHTYTCRDPAPGCLDTETQGFYLEKGNTVTLKNGTIRVDEESWNTAILLQNYSDLTLQDLNLQGGAFTQYLISCNYGSMVLDNVNADGTAPDLVAIDLMHWLNELYRDQAPAIAIHNTEANTIRGSIDVYCYDDATGAIASDCADKPSLRIYGGNYSTDPTRYLAQEVSLTVRPSKEFYQVKIYDPEIVVSPVPSGTEELQLDMGEDAQQQLTAEAEQIVTEILQGDLPAGVDAETAGKLSATQADPLTVSVEFQEKSTDDLHPAEITAVENTTAANDTLAQFFSLSLVLKDGQEDLGLLTELSTPLCFTLSVPKALVQDSRTFFILRVHNGQSEKLPVEFDADQAALTFSTDRFSTYALGYTDLPVSPSAEPASTSGAASSGMAASREEKAAVPTAPTRQAAPAPAAPVPTAVPAAHISAASIPQTGDNSHPLLWMVLFSLSGAGIAALGFLALWKRKRP, translated from the coding sequence TTGAAAAAAGCAAAATCCCTTTGCGCGCTTGGCGTGATCTTTTTCCTCTGGTTCCTGCTGCCGGCAGCGGTGCGGGCCGAGCCGGCCGATGCCGAAGCCGGCTCCGTCCGGGTTCTTCCCGACACGGAGACCTGGTACACCGACACGCTGGCTTCCTTCCCCGCACCGGATTCCTCCTGGGATTCCACACTCACCGGACCGCCCGCCGGCTACACCGAGGATGCGGGCAGCCGGACCGTCACCCTGGGGACCGCTGATGCCCTGGCCTGGTGGGCCGGGCAGGTCAACAGCGGCGCTTCCTTTGCGGGATATACCGTGAATCTGACCGCCGACGTGGACCTGTCCGCCCACAGCTGGACACCGGTCTGCGGCACCGGCGGTGCACTGGAGGGCACCGTCTTCCTGGGAGGCGGTCACACCATTGCCGGGCTGACCGTCCGGGAAGGGCAGGACCGCGCGGCTTTTATCGGATACAATGACGGCAATCTGACCCTGGAGGACCTGACCTTTGCCGACGCCTGGATCGCCGCCGATGAATCCTCCGGCGACTGCGGCGCTGCGGCTGTGGTGGTGGGCACACAGTCGGGCGGCAGCCTGACGCTGCGCCGTGTGACGGTATGCCGCGGACAGGTCCTGGCCCCGCAGCAGGTTTCCGCCCTTGCGGGCAGCCTGACGGAGGGTGCTGCACTGACTGCCGACCGGTGTGAGATCACAGACAGCTTTTTGTCCGCCCGCACTCTGGCCGCTCCCATCGTGGGCTGCGGTACCGAAGCCCAGGTCACGGTGAAGGGCATCCGGCTCTCCGGCAACACCATCACCGCCGGTGAGGCCGGGTGCTGTACCTTCGACGACGCGGCCGGCGCCCAGTACCGCTGCGATCCCCGCACCCCCGACGGGAGCTCCGCGCTGAACGCCTGCACCACCGCCCTGTTCACCGACGGCCGGACGGACACGGGTTCCGGCCATCCGCTGGACCTCACGGCCGAAACAGAGGACTACCGCTATCCCACGCTGGCCGCTGCCGTACAGGCGGTGGTGAATTCCCACAGCCAGGCCGGCACGGTCACACTGCTCCGGGATGCGGCGGGCAGCGGCATCGGACTTTTCAACAAAAACGAGGCCAGCCATGTCGCACTGACCATCGACTTCGGAGGACACACCTATACCTGCCGGGACCCCGCCCCCGGCTGTCTGGACACCGAGACCCAGGGCTTCTATCTGGAGAAGGGCAATACCGTGACGCTGAAAAACGGCACGATCCGGGTCGATGAGGAGAGCTGGAACACGGCAATCCTCCTGCAGAACTACAGCGATCTGACCCTGCAGGATCTGAACCTGCAGGGAGGAGCCTTCACACAGTATCTGATCTCCTGCAACTACGGCAGCATGGTGCTGGACAACGTCAATGCCGACGGCACTGCCCCCGATCTGGTCGCCATCGATCTGATGCACTGGCTGAACGAGCTGTACCGGGACCAGGCTCCGGCCATCGCCATCCACAATACAGAGGCGAATACCATCCGGGGCAGCATCGACGTATACTGCTACGACGATGCCACCGGCGCCATTGCCTCCGACTGTGCGGACAAACCCTCCCTGCGCATTTACGGCGGCAACTACAGCACCGATCCCACCCGTTATCTGGCACAGGAGGTTTCCCTGACGGTCCGGCCGTCAAAAGAGTTCTACCAGGTGAAGATCTATGATCCGGAGATCGTGGTATCTCCTGTTCCGTCCGGGACGGAGGAACTGCAGCTGGACATGGGGGAGGACGCACAGCAGCAGCTGACCGCCGAGGCGGAACAGATCGTGACAGAGATCCTGCAGGGGGATCTGCCCGCGGGCGTCGACGCGGAGACGGCCGGAAAACTTTCGGCGACGCAAGCCGACCCCCTCACCGTCTCGGTGGAATTCCAGGAAAAAAGTACGGACGACCTCCATCCTGCCGAGATCACCGCGGTGGAAAATACCACGGCCGCCAACGATACCCTGGCCCAGTTCTTCTCCCTTTCGCTGGTGCTGAAGGACGGCCAGGAAGACCTGGGCCTGCTGACCGAACTGAGCACCCCGCTCTGCTTTACCCTGTCCGTGCCCAAGGCACTGGTGCAGGACAGCCGCACCTTTTTTATCCTCCGGGTCCACAACGGTCAATCGGAAAAACTGCCTGTGGAATTTGACGCGGATCAGGCTGCACTGACCTTTTCCACGGACCGATTCTCTACCTACGCGCTGGGATATACCGATCTGCCGGTTTCCCCATCCGCAGAACCGGCATCTACCTCCGGAGCCGCGTCCTCCGGGATGGCCGCCAGCCGGGAGGAAAAAGCCGCCGTTCCCACCGCGCCGACCCGGCAGGCCGCTCCAGCTCCCGCCGCACCGGTTCCCACCGCGGTCCCTGCCGCCCACATTTCCGCGGCCTCGATCCCCCAGACCGGCGACAACAGCCATCCCCTGCTGTGGATGGTCCTGTTCAGCCTGTCCGGCGCGGGCATTGCCGCCCTTGGGTTCCTGGCTCTGTGGAAGAGAAAACGCCCATAA
- a CDS encoding GLUG motif-containing protein produces the protein MNKRIQRLLSALLSLCMLAALLAPAVRAEEEEPAALQISDADGLLALARDCRLDSWSQGRIVELTADIDLSGTDFAGIPTFGGTLEGGGHTISGLTLSTEGSVQGLFRYLQQGAVVQNLHLSGTVQPGGTRADVGAFAGQNAGTIRNCSFSGTVSGTSRIGGIAGSNTVTGVITGCTVDGSVYGDHFVGGMTGQNDGVVSGCTNNAAVNTTVSQNEVKLNDLTLTDLLTTERAADITDIGGIAGNSAGVVRACINRGAVGYDHIGYNVGGIAGSQTGYVEGCVNYGTVHARKEGGGIVGQMEPSSVLQYSEDTLQQLRGELDTLQGLMNQATSDASASSSELTARFEDLKNRVDSARSAVDTLLQKVADGIDIGTQNLTVTALADLTGQGSAGGDVQADTSSSTDVTVNPTPEPTETPEPSATPVPENTPVPEPEPTPVPETTPQPTPEEVPESSDASSESVPTDAGVTDRAEEAHNQPPHRAPEISIDKENGVQVSGGVGGEGSASLDGQANLTVPSIEINNQDAITAARSSLSGSLTAISDGVDSLTTDTGDHTQALIRDMEAITNQLNKIGNTLLGAAENAGQGTIFEDVSDEDGDGDTEGKVSNCLNAGEVYADLNAGGITGAMARENDLDPEDDTKISGSSSLNMTYKTRIVVRGCTNQGTVQAKKQCAGGIVGSMELGSVLQSYNTADLLAEDADYVGGIAGQSRAPIRQCAAKGRLSGDRFVGGIAGSGYTLTDCRAMVEVTGTEQLGAIAGGLLAEDSLSNTVNRLQDSESDLQGNLFVSETLGGIDGVSYAGQAEPVTFADFSARAQQEGLPETFSRITLTFVADGQTVATIPVEYGADFDPSDAPAIPEKAGYTAAWPDFTREAITFDQTVAAVYTPYETVITGAEQREDGRAILLAEGCFDGGSMTLTACEDTPAPGTTESWQFTLPGETSGTVRLHYLPLQDHTDLYLRGADGSWRKADATDDGSYLVCTLQEGDTALAAVPRRSIPLPLLAGAGAALLLLLGAGLWARRRRKRKTPSRQA, from the coding sequence ATGAACAAGAGAATACAACGCCTTCTCTCGGCGCTGCTGAGCCTATGTATGCTGGCGGCTTTGCTGGCACCGGCCGTCCGGGCCGAGGAAGAAGAACCCGCCGCTTTGCAGATCTCCGATGCCGACGGTCTGCTGGCTCTCGCCCGGGACTGCCGACTGGACAGCTGGAGTCAGGGACGCATCGTGGAACTCACGGCGGATATTGACCTGTCCGGCACCGACTTTGCCGGCATTCCCACCTTCGGCGGTACGCTGGAAGGCGGCGGCCATACCATCAGCGGACTGACCCTCTCGACGGAGGGCAGTGTCCAGGGATTGTTCCGCTATCTCCAGCAGGGGGCCGTGGTGCAGAATCTGCATCTGAGCGGTACGGTCCAGCCCGGCGGGACCCGGGCTGACGTGGGCGCCTTTGCCGGGCAGAACGCCGGCACCATCCGCAATTGCTCCTTCAGCGGCACCGTCAGCGGCACCAGCCGCATCGGCGGCATCGCCGGCAGCAATACCGTCACCGGGGTCATCACCGGCTGCACGGTGGACGGCAGCGTCTACGGCGACCACTTTGTGGGCGGCATGACCGGCCAGAATGACGGTGTGGTCTCGGGCTGCACCAACAACGCCGCCGTCAACACAACGGTGAGCCAGAACGAGGTCAAACTGAATGACCTGACCCTTACCGATCTGCTCACCACCGAGCGCGCGGCGGACATCACCGACATCGGCGGCATCGCGGGCAACTCTGCCGGCGTGGTGCGCGCCTGCATCAACCGGGGTGCTGTGGGCTATGACCACATCGGTTACAATGTGGGCGGCATCGCGGGCAGCCAGACCGGCTATGTGGAGGGGTGTGTCAACTACGGTACCGTCCATGCCCGCAAGGAGGGCGGCGGCATTGTGGGCCAGATGGAACCCTCCAGCGTGCTGCAGTACAGCGAGGATACCCTGCAGCAGCTGCGGGGCGAACTGGATACGCTTCAAGGGCTGATGAACCAGGCCACCAGTGACGCTTCGGCCTCTTCCAGCGAACTGACCGCCCGGTTTGAGGATCTCAAGAACCGGGTGGACAGCGCCCGCAGTGCGGTGGACACCCTGCTCCAGAAGGTGGCTGACGGCATCGACATCGGCACCCAGAACCTGACGGTAACGGCTCTGGCGGATCTGACCGGGCAGGGCAGTGCCGGCGGCGATGTACAGGCGGATACCTCTTCCTCCACCGATGTGACGGTCAATCCCACTCCGGAACCCACCGAAACACCGGAGCCGTCGGCAACGCCGGTCCCTGAAAATACGCCTGTCCCCGAACCGGAACCCACCCCTGTGCCGGAAACCACGCCGCAGCCGACCCCGGAGGAAGTCCCGGAAAGCAGCGACGCTTCGTCAGAATCTGTTCCCACGGACGCCGGGGTAACCGACCGCGCCGAGGAGGCCCATAACCAGCCGCCCCACCGGGCACCGGAAATTTCCATCGACAAGGAGAATGGCGTCCAGGTTTCCGGCGGCGTAGGCGGGGAAGGCTCGGCGTCGCTGGACGGCCAGGCCAACCTGACGGTGCCGAGCATCGAGATCAACAACCAGGATGCCATTACGGCGGCGCGCAGCAGTCTGAGCGGCAGCCTGACGGCCATTTCCGACGGGGTGGATTCCCTCACCACCGATACCGGCGACCACACCCAGGCCCTGATCCGGGATATGGAGGCCATCACCAATCAGCTGAACAAGATCGGCAACACACTGCTGGGGGCGGCGGAAAACGCCGGACAGGGCACCATCTTTGAGGATGTGTCCGATGAGGACGGCGACGGGGACACCGAGGGCAAAGTCTCCAACTGCCTGAATGCAGGGGAGGTCTATGCCGACCTGAACGCGGGGGGCATCACCGGCGCTATGGCGCGGGAAAATGACCTGGACCCCGAGGATGACACCAAGATCAGCGGCAGCAGTTCGCTGAACATGACCTACAAGACCCGCATCGTGGTGCGGGGCTGCACCAACCAGGGCACGGTACAGGCCAAAAAGCAGTGTGCCGGCGGCATCGTCGGCAGCATGGAGCTGGGCAGTGTGCTGCAGAGCTACAACACCGCCGATCTGCTGGCGGAGGACGCCGATTATGTGGGCGGCATTGCCGGACAGAGCCGCGCGCCCATCCGTCAGTGTGCCGCCAAGGGGCGTCTGTCCGGCGATCGCTTTGTGGGCGGCATTGCGGGCAGCGGCTATACACTGACCGACTGCCGCGCCATGGTGGAAGTCACCGGCACCGAGCAGCTGGGCGCCATTGCCGGCGGCCTGCTGGCGGAGGATTCCCTGAGCAACACGGTCAACCGTCTGCAGGACAGCGAGAGTGACCTGCAGGGCAATCTCTTTGTCAGCGAGACGCTGGGCGGCATTGACGGCGTGAGTTACGCCGGGCAGGCCGAACCGGTGACTTTTGCGGATTTCAGTGCCCGGGCACAGCAGGAGGGTCTGCCGGAAACATTCTCCCGCATCACGCTGACCTTTGTGGCCGATGGCCAGACGGTGGCCACGATCCCGGTGGAATACGGGGCCGACTTCGACCCGTCCGACGCCCCGGCCATTCCCGAAAAGGCGGGGTATACCGCTGCCTGGCCGGATTTCACCCGGGAAGCCATTACCTTTGACCAGACCGTTGCGGCGGTCTACACCCCCTATGAAACCGTCATCACCGGTGCCGAGCAGCGGGAGGACGGCCGGGCCATCCTGCTGGCCGAGGGCTGCTTTGACGGCGGCAGTATGACGCTGACCGCCTGTGAGGATACTCCGGCCCCCGGTACGACGGAAAGCTGGCAGTTCACCCTGCCCGGCGAGACATCCGGCACCGTGCGGCTGCACTATCTGCCGCTGCAGGACCATACGGACCTCTACCTGCGCGGGGCGGACGGAAGCTGGCGCAAGGCCGATGCCACCGATGACGGCAGCTACCTTGTCTGCACTTTGCAGGAAGGGGATACCGCCCTGGCCGCGGTGCCCCGCCGTTCCATTCCGCTGCCGCTGTTGGCAGGTGCGGGTGCAGCGCTGCTTCTGCTGCTGGGCGCAGGTCTGTGGGCCCGCCGCCGGCGAAAGCGGAAAACGCCCTCCCGGCAAGCATAA